From the genome of Oryza glaberrima chromosome 1, OglaRS2, whole genome shotgun sequence:
gagaaagagagaagaacgAGTGATTCACATAGAGATAAGGTTGACCAGTGGATAGAAAATAGTGGAAGAGTAGTTAGGTGGGACTCACTTGGTGGAACGTCCGATTTTTTATCGCGTATCGAACGTCCGAGTAAAAACATTTTCAGTTAGATTGtggtccgcctacgaaaattgGTTTTTGAAGGACCACGTAAGGGCGCAGTTGCAGTATATTTAAACATAGTTAGCAAATAATAATGTTGGCTCGTATCGTTGTTCTTTCCTCCtggagatgaagatgaaaattaagtttttttacacaaaacaagGTGGTATCaacatatgattgattgagttttaattattaccaattaaaaaaaagattaatatgatattttagagcaacttttatatataaatggcTTGTTTACTTTgctgccattttcaaccttacatTTATCTggcaaagttaccaaaaaagtggctacatttaatttgttgtcaaattttagtaagtacatatgaaatcttgccaaaatttggtaaccttgccaaaattttgacaaggtaatagtttaaaaagcgtggcacgaaaatcttaatcttacgATGCTCGCTTTGCCACAAGAATCTGCTCGCCAAAACAAGCTGGTCTGTTTGGTTTACTACCACAATTTGCCTCATCATGCCACAACTCAAGTTAGCCAGGTTTGACTTAGTTAGGCATTCGTTTGGTTGGTGCCACACTTTTGGCAAGATTCCTTCATCATgatgtgggtcccatatgtcATTGGCATATAAAAGTGTGGCAAGTGTACTCTCCTATGGCTGAAGTGTGGCTTCAATTTTGTTGGCCACATGTTAGGCATGTTAGTTAAATGAAGTATAGCAAGTTTTGGTAAGGTGGGTATTAAGTTCTGGCGATTTTAACGCTTAGCCGCCCAAACGCAGACTGGCGTCAAGCCTGCAACCGCCTCACTTTGACGGTAAATCGGAGAAAAACTGCAAGTTATTCGACTGATTCGCGAGGTCCGCGAGGATTTGGAGTGATCTCGGAACCGGCGGGACGCCGATCTCCACAAGCCCTTCGAGCACCTGCAccaccgtcgccatggccggcctCGCCTTCTCGTCGTCCTGGATGCACCAGCACGCCACCCTGCATGCTCTCTCCACCTCGCCCATGTCGGCGTTGACGCCTACACGGCCGTCCACCACGGCGCTGACCAGCTcatcccggccgccgccaccgccgccgagcgtGCTCGCCGCCAGCAACGGGAGCAGGccgtccaccgccgcgccaccctGCTCCTGCACGTTCCTCCGCCCCGACACGATCTCGAGCAGCGTCATGCCGTAGCTGAACACGTCCGCCTTCGCCGTCACGGCCGTGCCGGCGATCCACTCCGGCGCGATGTACCCCACCGTGCCCCTCGACGTGGTCAGCACCCGGCTGAAGTCGCGGCCCATGAGCTTGGCGAGGCCGAAGTCTGCAACCTTGGGAGCAAACGAGCCATCGAGCAGTATGTTTTCTGGCTTGATGTCGCAGTGTATTATGCAATCCCTGCATTTCTCGTGGAGGTAGTCTAATCCCCTCGCGATTCCAAGAGCAATCTTGTACCTCGTGTTCCAACTCAGGACGTGTTGGTTACTTCCAAAAAGATGCTTGTCCAACGAACCATTCGGCATGTACTCGTAGACGAGTAGTCTTCGAGTTTTCTCTGAACAAAACCCGAGCAATCTAATCAGGTTGACGTGTTGGATGTTGCCGATTGTGCTCACTTCTGAGCGAAACTGCTTCTCCCCCTGACGAAAACCTTCGAGCTTCTTCACGGCCACCATGGTTGCATCAGGCAGTGACCCTTCGAACACTGAACCGAAGGCGCCTCCTCCGAGCTTCTCGGAGAAATTTTTGGTCACAGATTTCAGGTCACGGTATGTGAATGATATCAAGGAACCTTCCACTCGTGTTGTTGCCTTCACCATTCTTCTTCTCAAGATGACAACCAAAACAGCCATCATGAGTAGTACAGCACCAGTAGCAAGGACAGAAAAAGTGATCAACTTCTTGGTATGCTTTTGCTTCTGTCCAGACAATTCTGAAGCAGCCAATCGAATCAAAACTGCGCTGCTGCCTTGGCTACCAATGACACTCACATCTTGCAGGTTGATGAGGTCTCTGTACCACAGTGAGCAGCTGCCATTGTAGGAGTAGGCAGTGCAAGAACAATTACTTAGGCATGCTTCCTCACACTGATCAAAACCTGCGGCCACCACACTCTCTGCGTCGCTTGGTAATCTTACATTAGCCATCGTGTGGAACCGATCAGTACTCCTTCCTACCACCGAGCCATTGCTGCTGCACTGCAGCTCCACGTTTCTTCTGCACCCTGAATTGTGATCTCCCTGCAACCATTCGCCAACGTTTTGCTCACCGAAGCCACGGAGGCAGCTACAAGATGCCATTGCATTCTCGGTGCAGACACTGAACGGGCCACACAACGAGTACACGTCGCACTGCGCCTTGGGCTGCGACCAGAACAGCATCCAGTCGTTGGCGCCGTTCATCCATGTCAAGAACTGGATCTGCCCCATCTCGCCCAAGACGAACCTCGTGAGGACCGAGTCGTCCTTGAGGTCGTACACGAAGTAGCTCTCGTTCTCGCCGTTGACGTAGTCGAAGGTGTACAGCGAGTTCGGGTAGCTGCCGGTCGGCGTCATCTCCGGCACGCCGGTGAAGATGCGGCCGGTCCAGTTGCCGCTTGTCCAGTACTGCAGTGTACTGTTCCATTGGAGCAGGTATTGGCTCGTGCCGTTCGGGTCCAGCTCGAGGGAGAACACGCCGGGGACTGGGTCATTGCGTGCCTTCCATGCGACAAGACGAGTGCTCACGCCGGTGAGCTTGTTCCGGCCGAGCTTGCCGCCGGGGAGCCAGGTATCGCCGAAATGGTCGAAGCTCTGCCAGAGGATGATGGAGGTGTTCGATGCGTCTGCGAGGACAAGGTTGCCGGAGTCGAGGATGACACCGACCGTGGAATTGGAGGTGAAGTTGGAGATGTTCGTGGACCAAATTGCTGTTCTTGAATTGTCGAGTAATACCATGTTGCCGTTGGTTGCTATGGTTAGTTGTGAGGTGTCCGGATTCGAGATTGGAGAGCCCCTGTTTGCAACCCAGACCGGCGTGTGCTTGGAGATTTGGTTGTACCAGGTGCCAAGGTACCAATGCTCTGAGTTTTCTGTTGCACATCAAAAAGTGGCCGAGTAAATGAACATGTCGCTCATCAGTACGTAATGCTAAAGCTAAATTTTAGTTCTCCGAAGAACATGAGAAAACTTAGTCCAAACTATACTATTCTCTTTACTTTATTGTTAAGGctaccatattttctagtgtaagtTGTAGGTACCGTATATTTTGAGGTACTaaattttttaatgtaaaatttaagtACCTTTGATATATTTTCTCAAAGAACGTAAAATTTCTCTAATattaaagttatttttaaaccaTAAGAATCATGTATTGTAGCTACGGAAAACCACATGTAACCACGAAGAATCATGTATAACAGGTTGGGAGGTACCTGGCTGGAAGAAACCTAGCGCGAACTTGCCGCGGTTGGACACCAGCGGCCTCTGCCTGCCGGACAACGgccggtcggcggcgacggtgtcAGCGGCGTCCGCCAATACCACCACACCACTCTGCAGAGCGGCCATGGCTATGACAAACAGGCAGGGAAGAAGAACGAGAGCAGAGGAACAGAGCGGCGCTCCTGAAATCGCCATCGTTCCAGTCTCCGAAATGAAGGACGGACAAGGCAGACCACAAACATTCTAGCAGTAGAAAGAAAGTGAAATGCAGGTACGAAAGCGAACAGAGATTTAATTCCATTCAGACTGTGTGTTAGCGATCGGAGTAATTAttttgatgacatgatttgtgggAACGAAACGGAGTCCGGAAGAACAGGTCAAGCCAGCGTCATAGTCGTATCCTATCGCCGGTCATAAAAACCAATCACTACtgtatatatcgatcgatctgtcACACTGTCACGCCGTGGTCCCTCGGGCACCCACTCGCGCCATGGCATTCGCGAAACCGAAGGATTTTCGCGGGCCGCGATGCCAAACTGGCGTCTTGATCGATGGAGGGTTATAACTGAACATACTATTATTTTTGGTACAAAAGTTCATGTATCAATGAAAAATGCCCTACCTTAGTTGTAGCATGATCATTACAACCATTGACGCTGACGCTTGAGGTTTGACCTGTTGCCATCAAGCCTCGGCTAATCCAGCACGcaaagtttctttttttgttttcaagcattccctccgtttcataatgtaagtcattctagcattttctacattcatattgatgccaatgaatctagacatatatatatctatctagattcattagtatccatataaatgtgggaaatactagaatgacttacattgtgaaacggatggagtaactaCTAGTACACACTAGGGCAGTAGCCGTGCAAACCACGGTAAGCGTGCCTCTAGCCCATTCAATTGATAAATTTAGCCAAAAATCATCTGTGGGTCACGCACCCTACAATGCCCGTGACCCCACAGCATTAGTGCCCCATTGTGCTTCTCACGCTCAAAAAATCCACCGCTTCCGCTTCTCCTCATCTCCGTGTGGCTTCACCGCCGGTGACCTCTCGTCCCCCCTTCTTGGCGCACGCCGCGGTGATGGTGCAGAAGTCGTCGTTGGAGCCCGCGGTCGAGTGCTCCGACTCCTAAGGCTACTGGTCCAGCTGTCATGTGAGCAGCCACGGTCACCGCCACGAGGCTGCGGTGGACAACTGTTAACAATGAAATTTGGAAgtcggcaaagacgtcatcggcttagaatcattatcggctaCAGCATCTCgaaatcagccgatgggagttatcaagtcgccaatagtcggattcctgctatattcggttaaggaaatcaatctactaaaggaagcttatccctaagtgaccgagtttagaGGAtacggcatggcagtttatctattaattaggaatagtttgttagtttccttttatcattaggaaagtgtgtttagtatctgataaggactttatattttccttttatctttaggttagtttctttcttgtccgacaaggacttgtatcaacccatgggtataaatatgtacactcggggtctatgtaatcaatctctacgatcaatacaattcgtcgcatcgccaccctttttacttctacttttgttttttacgttccggcggaacttggcacccgacgcggggctgcatcgtcttcgatctccggcgaagggataagtccaatgttccgttggcccaggcaattgtctcatctacatcgacgtcgttcaaggctgcatcagtacattcgacctcttggattgctctggtttggatgatatatttgcctacctatttattaTATGtgtctgttaatctagtcttagcatatcaatttagctctatcggctgcttctcgctttagggtttctgccggtatcggctaaatcgcgttgctagattaga
Proteins encoded in this window:
- the LOC127768765 gene encoding G-type lectin S-receptor-like serine/threonine-protein kinase At2g19130, producing MAISGAPLCSSALVLLPCLFVIAMAALQSGVVVLADAADTVAADRPLSGRQRPLVSNRGKFALGFFQPENSEHWYLGTWYNQISKHTPVWVANRGSPISNPDTSQLTIATNGNMVLLDNSRTAIWSTNISNFTSNSTVGVILDSGNLVLADASNTSIILWQSFDHFGDTWLPGGKLGRNKLTGVSTRLVAWKARNDPVPGVFSLELDPNGTSQYLLQWNSTLQYWTSGNWTGRIFTGVPEMTPTGSYPNSLYTFDYVNGENESYFVYDLKDDSVLTRFVLGEMGQIQFLTWMNGANDWMLFWSQPKAQCDVYSLCGPFSVCTENAMASCSCLRGFGEQNVGEWLQGDHNSGCRRNVELQCSSNGSVVGRSTDRFHTMANVRLPSDAESVVAAGFDQCEEACLSNCSCTAYSYNGSCSLWYRDLINLQDVSVIGSQGSSAVLIRLAASELSGQKQKHTKKLITFSVLATGAVLLMMAVLVVILRRRMVKATTRVEGSLISFTYRDLKSVTKNFSEKLGGGAFGSVFEGSLPDATMVAVKKLEGFRQGEKQFRSEVSTIGNIQHVNLIRLLGFCSEKTRRLLVYEYMPNGSLDKHLFGSNQHVLSWNTRYKIALGIARGLDYLHEKCRDCIIHCDIKPENILLDGSFAPKVADFGLAKLMGRDFSRVLTTSRGTVGYIAPEWIAGTAVTAKADVFSYGMTLLEIVSGRRNVQEQGGAAVDGLLPLLAASTLGGGGGGRDELVSAVVDGRVGVNADMGEVERACRVACWCIQDDEKARPAMATVVQVLEGLVEIGVPPVPRSLQILADLANQSNNLQFFSDLPSK